A segment of the Streptomyces sp. NBC_01235 genome:
GCCGTCACGGGCGAGCCGCAGGATCTCCTGCTGCCGCTCCGGTGCGTACATGTCCGCTCGCCTCCGACCGTTACCGGGTTTATGCCCGAACTTGTGGTTTCGCCACGGAGGCTACGCCCGGATTTCCAGAAAGTAAACAGGTTCGGACCCGAAGCGGGCATGAACGGACTTTCGGGTGGTGGTCCCGAGCTTCGGACGTGCGGAAAGGGCCCGCCACCGGTTCGGGATCGGTGACGGGCCCTCGGGCCGGGAGGTGGCCGCTTCGGCTCAGGCGATGAGCGCGCGCTCCCGTTCCCCTTCCTCCGCGGGGTCGGTCTCGGCGGGGTCGGTCTCGGCGGTGGCCGCCTGCGAGGGGTCCACGGCGCCCTCCACGTGTTGCGCCGGACGCTTCGGCAGGGCGAACATCAGCAGGAAGATGGCGAACATCACCAGGGCCACCCAGCCCAGGGCGTGCTGGAAGGCGTTCACGAAGGCGGGACGCACCTGGTCCCGGGTCAGCCGGTCGCCGATCTCACCGAAGAAGACGACCGCGACGAGGCCGAGGCCGAGCGCGTTGCCCATCTGCTGGACGGTGTTGATGAGCCCGGACGCCGAACCGGCGTGCTCGCGCGGCACCTCCGACAGCACCGCGTCCGTCAGCGGGGCGACGATCAGGCCCATGCCGAGGCCCATCACGACCAGCGGGAGCGCCATCTGCCACGGGGCGATGCCGAGGCCGTAGCGCTCGGACTCCCAGATGTAGAGGAGCACACCGACGGCCATGGCCAGGGCGCCCGCCTGGAGCACCTTGCGCCCGAAGCGCGGGACCAGCTTCTGGACGGACAGCCCGGCCGCCATCGAGACGGCGATCGAGAACGGGACCCCGGTCAGTCCGGCCTTCAGCGGGCTCCAGCCCAGACCGGTCTGCATGTACAGCGTCCAGACCAGGAAGAACACGCCGAGGCCGACCCCGAAGACGGTCTGCACGGCGATACCGGCCGCGAAGCTCTTCACGCGGAAGAGGGAGAGCTCGATCAGCGGCGAGCCGTCCCGCGCGCCCTTGCGCCGCTCGTACGCGACCAACGCCCCGAAGACGGCGAGCGAGCCGGCCATCGACACGTACCCCCACACCGGCCAGCCCAGCTCACGGCCGCGGGTCAGCGGGTAGAGCAGCATGAGCAGACCGACGACGACCAGGACGACACCGACGAGGTCCAGCTTCAGCGCTTTCGGGGCCTTGGACTCCGTGATGAAGCGGCTGCCGAGGATCAGTCCCACGATGCCGACCGGCAGGTTGATGAGGAAGATCGGCCGCCACTCGAGACCGAACAGGTTCCACTCCGTCAGCAGGGCGCCGAGCAGCGGTCCGGAGACGGCTCCCAGCCCCACGATCGCGCCGAAGAGCCCGAACACCTTGCCCCGCTCGTGCGCCGGGAACGTGGCGTGCACGATCGACAGCACCTGCGGGACCATCATCGCCGCCATACCGCCCT
Coding sequences within it:
- a CDS encoding MFS transporter, whose translation is MTSTETSTETPPAPETSPGDRRRWLALAIVMTAAFMDLVDVTIVNIAIPSIREEAGASWSQIQWITAGYALAFAAGLITGGRLGDIHGRKRLFLVGIGGFTLASALCGFAANPEMLVASRILQGGMAAMMVPQVLSIVHATFPAHERGKVFGLFGAIVGLGAVSGPLLGALLTEWNLFGLEWRPIFLINLPVGIVGLILGSRFITESKAPKALKLDLVGVVLVVVGLLMLLYPLTRGRELGWPVWGYVSMAGSLAVFGALVAYERRKGARDGSPLIELSLFRVKSFAAGIAVQTVFGVGLGVFFLVWTLYMQTGLGWSPLKAGLTGVPFSIAVSMAAGLSVQKLVPRFGRKVLQAGALAMAVGVLLYIWESERYGLGIAPWQMALPLVVMGLGMGLIVAPLTDAVLSEVPREHAGSASGLINTVQQMGNALGLGLVAVVFFGEIGDRLTRDQVRPAFVNAFQHALGWVALVMFAIFLLMFALPKRPAQHVEGAVDPSQAATAETDPAETDPAEEGERERALIA